In a single window of the Verrucomicrobiota bacterium genome:
- a CDS encoding DUF1501 domain-containing protein, which produces MRNDSPFHRLPRQSRARTRREFLWRSGGGLGGIALASLLGRENLPAAEARSATPHAECRTPHFAPKAKRVVQLFMAGAASHLDLFDFKPELIKRHGEPSDFGEPVEAFQNGLGPWLRPVWEFKPYGQTGRMLSEPVADLGRVADELAFVHDLVGKTGVHSQATLLQATGFNLPGFPGMGCWVSYGLGTENENLPTFVVLPDHRGFASNGSKNWDAAFLPSHYSGTVIHPGAETPIADLFAHKKGDFITRDSEAAAQSVLAKLNRDHAATREGDGRLDARIRSYELAARMQLAAPEALDISKEPDAMLDLYGVKRYPPTWPKEINAGEERDCFGRKCLVARRLLERGVRFVQVWSGNDNGFPRRNWDSHEDVQRDHGPLAAGFARGASALILDLKQRGLLDDTIVLWTTEFGRMPSTQGGKGRDHNPFCFTNWLCGGGIKPGVTHGESDLWGYKPADRNNPTTVYDIHATMLHLLGVDHERLTFRHNGIDRRLTDVHGHVIRGLVA; this is translated from the coding sequence ATGAGGAACGACTCGCCATTCCACCGGCTCCCGCGTCAGTCACGCGCACGGACACGCCGCGAATTCCTCTGGCGCAGCGGCGGCGGGCTCGGAGGCATCGCGCTCGCGAGTTTGCTCGGCCGCGAAAACCTGCCCGCAGCCGAGGCGCGGTCCGCCACTCCGCATGCTGAATGTCGCACGCCACATTTCGCGCCGAAGGCGAAGCGCGTCGTGCAGCTCTTCATGGCCGGCGCGGCGAGCCACCTTGACCTGTTCGACTTCAAGCCCGAGCTGATCAAGCGCCACGGCGAGCCGTCGGACTTCGGCGAGCCGGTCGAGGCGTTCCAGAACGGTCTCGGCCCGTGGCTGCGCCCGGTGTGGGAGTTCAAGCCTTACGGACAAACCGGCAGGATGTTGAGCGAACCGGTCGCCGACCTCGGGCGCGTCGCGGATGAACTCGCCTTTGTCCACGACCTCGTCGGCAAGACCGGCGTGCATTCGCAGGCCACGCTGTTGCAGGCGACGGGCTTCAACCTGCCGGGATTCCCCGGCATGGGCTGCTGGGTCAGCTACGGACTCGGCACGGAGAACGAAAACCTGCCCACGTTCGTTGTGCTGCCGGACCACCGCGGTTTCGCGTCCAACGGTTCGAAGAACTGGGACGCCGCGTTTCTGCCGTCGCACTACTCGGGCACGGTGATTCATCCGGGCGCCGAAACGCCCATCGCGGATTTGTTCGCGCACAAAAAGGGCGATTTCATCACGCGCGACAGCGAGGCGGCGGCGCAGTCGGTCCTGGCGAAGTTGAATCGCGACCACGCCGCGACCCGCGAGGGCGATGGCCGGCTCGACGCGCGGATCCGCAGCTACGAACTGGCCGCGCGCATGCAACTCGCCGCGCCCGAGGCGCTCGATATCTCCAAAGAGCCCGACGCGATGCTCGACCTCTACGGCGTGAAGCGATATCCGCCAACCTGGCCGAAGGAAATCAACGCCGGCGAGGAGCGCGACTGCTTCGGGCGCAAGTGCCTCGTGGCCCGGCGGCTGCTCGAGCGCGGTGTGCGCTTCGTGCAAGTCTGGAGCGGCAACGACAACGGCTTCCCGCGCCGCAACTGGGATTCGCACGAGGACGTGCAGCGCGACCACGGCCCGCTAGCGGCGGGCTTCGCGCGCGGCGCGTCCGCGCTCATCCTCGACCTGAAGCAGCGCGGACTGCTCGACGACACGATCGTCCTGTGGACGACGGAGTTCGGCCGCATGCCAAGCACGCAGGGCGGGAAGGGGCGCGATCACAACCCGTTTTGCTTCACGAACTGGCTGTGCGGCGGCGGCATCAAGCCCGGCGTGACACACGGCGAGAGCGATCTGTGGGGCTACAAGCCCGCGGACCGAAACAATCCGACGACGGTGTATGACATCCACGCCACGATGCTGCACCTGCTCGGCGTGGACCACGAGCGGCTCACGTTCCGGCACAACGGCATTGATCGAAGGCTGACCGATGTGCACGGACACGTGATCCGCGGACTGGTGGCGTGA